A region of Paenibacillus sp. JNUCC-31 DNA encodes the following proteins:
- a CDS encoding GNAT family N-acetyltransferase yields MNVEAVYDQLPILKSDELVLKKIEDQHVNGVFEIYDNDNVFEYCGIIPKHNKETVKKMIGHFERDYHKRSRVKWGIFANNEPDRLLGIIEATDFNLKVNMVTIGYFLAESHWGKGIATQSVGMLLEFLFTKVNVNRIQAEVMPANEHSKKVLLKNGFIHEGTLRQATLWSGKGIVDLEMYGILREDYAVSHRDSMVGKALK; encoded by the coding sequence GTGAATGTGGAGGCAGTTTATGATCAACTTCCGATTCTAAAGTCAGATGAATTGGTATTGAAAAAGATTGAAGATCAGCATGTTAACGGAGTTTTTGAAATCTATGATAATGACAATGTATTCGAATACTGCGGTATCATACCCAAGCATAATAAAGAGACAGTGAAGAAGATGATCGGACATTTCGAGAGAGATTATCATAAGAGATCAAGAGTGAAGTGGGGCATATTCGCGAATAATGAACCCGATCGGTTGCTTGGTATTATTGAAGCCACCGATTTCAATCTGAAGGTGAATATGGTGACGATTGGTTACTTTTTAGCAGAATCACATTGGGGGAAGGGGATTGCGACCCAATCGGTGGGGATGTTGCTCGAATTTTTGTTCACGAAGGTTAACGTCAATCGAATTCAGGCAGAAGTGATGCCTGCAAATGAACATTCGAAAAAGGTGCTATTAAAAAACGGCTTCATTCATGAGGGGACACTTAGACAAGCAACCTTATGGTCGGGCAAAGGAATTGTTGATTTAGAAATGTACGGTATTTTAAGAGAAGACTATGCAGTATCACATCGGGATTCTATGGTGGGGAAGGCGCTCAAGTAG
- a CDS encoding carboxylesterase/lipase family protein: MVTVEHGQVQGLPAADPRITSFKGIPFAAPPVGENRWRAPQPQSNWNGILKAFDFAPTSMQAKTVIDDNNIYTREWAVDPDLPMDEDCLYLNVWTPAKRTDEKLPVFVWYFGGGLQVGNTAEMEFDGERIARRGIVVVTINYRLNAFGFLCHPEISAESPHAPANFGHLDQQAGTQWVKRNIAAFGGDPDQITIGGQSAGGGSVLSQMTSPQNKGLFQRAVIMSGIATELYPKVRVPSVRSTLREAEQEGVKFFRFLGVSSLAEARQLDAEYVRDKALEYKGFWGTVIDEQFCAGDPFTRFIQQEREPIPVMLGHTSSEFWTRPAAANMEELKQMAAELFGEEAPAFLQLCEADTGQIERALQHASVRMIQHAILLAIRANSGHPSETPLYYYNFDAEIPGWDQPGTFHSVDLWFFFETLAKCWRPFVGKHYDLARQMCNYLSNFIATGDPNGPDSTGYPMPHWIPCTTEQPYLMEFGDQSQLQKADPGPMLTFLVEQYFKKQSAHVV, encoded by the coding sequence ATGGTAACGGTAGAACACGGACAAGTGCAAGGGCTGCCCGCAGCGGACCCGCGTATTACCAGCTTCAAGGGAATCCCTTTTGCCGCACCTCCTGTAGGTGAGAATCGCTGGCGCGCTCCGCAGCCGCAGTCCAATTGGAATGGCATTCTGAAAGCTTTTGATTTTGCCCCCACCTCCATGCAAGCCAAAACGGTTATAGACGATAACAACATCTATACCCGCGAATGGGCCGTTGATCCGGATCTGCCTATGGACGAGGATTGTCTGTATCTGAACGTCTGGACACCTGCCAAACGAACAGATGAGAAACTGCCTGTCTTTGTCTGGTATTTTGGGGGAGGCCTTCAGGTCGGGAACACCGCCGAAATGGAATTTGATGGCGAGCGAATTGCTCGCAGAGGCATTGTCGTCGTCACGATCAACTATCGACTGAATGCTTTCGGCTTCCTGTGTCACCCCGAGATCAGTGCCGAATCCCCACATGCACCGGCCAACTTCGGACATCTCGATCAGCAAGCAGGTACCCAGTGGGTCAAACGCAACATTGCCGCCTTTGGCGGTGATCCTGACCAGATCACAATCGGCGGGCAGTCGGCAGGCGGAGGCAGTGTGCTCAGCCAGATGACCTCTCCGCAAAATAAAGGCTTGTTCCAGCGAGCCGTCATTATGAGCGGTATAGCTACCGAGCTGTACCCGAAGGTCCGCGTGCCTTCTGTCCGCTCCACACTGCGGGAAGCAGAGCAGGAAGGGGTTAAATTTTTCCGCTTCCTGGGCGTATCCTCTCTGGCAGAGGCCAGACAACTGGATGCCGAATATGTTCGCGACAAAGCTCTGGAATACAAAGGCTTCTGGGGCACCGTCATCGATGAACAATTCTGTGCAGGCGATCCGTTTACCCGCTTTATTCAGCAGGAACGTGAGCCAATCCCCGTCATGCTGGGACATACTTCTTCGGAATTCTGGACCCGACCTGCCGCAGCCAATATGGAAGAATTGAAACAGATGGCCGCAGAGCTATTTGGCGAGGAGGCTCCTGCCTTTTTGCAGCTATGTGAGGCTGATACCGGCCAAATAGAGCGTGCCCTGCAACACGCATCTGTCCGCATGATCCAGCATGCCATCCTGCTGGCCATCCGCGCGAACAGCGGCCATCCGTCTGAAACGCCGCTCTACTATTACAACTTCGACGCCGAGATTCCTGGCTGGGACCAGCCGGGTACCTTCCACTCCGTCGATCTGTGGTTTTTCTTCGAAACACTCGCCAAGTGCTGGCGTCCTTTCGTGGGCAAACATTACGATCTGGCCCGACAGATGTGCAACTATTTGTCTAATTTTATTGCTACCGGTGACCCGAACGGTCCCGACTCCACCGGCTATCCGATGCCTCATTGGATTCCTTGCACCACGGAGCAGCCGTATCTCATGGAATTCGGAGATCAGTCTCAATTACAGAAGGCAGACCCCGGACCGATGCTTACGTTTCTAGTGGAGCAGTATTTCAAAAAGCAGAGTGCACATGTTGTTTAA
- a CDS encoding AraC family transcriptional regulator: protein MNPIWHESSRASHLYFISGGHKPANLHQWGPGVRDVYALHYIIRGQGTLETGGRVFQLGAGESFIIFPQKEIYYYPDPHDPWEYVWVEFSGEDAGRLLELTELSEVEPVVTVTPETLQPFFHLAWNAGASPYEMLRADARLRLLLSYYMEYYPKEPQMDTKDYVWLARKYIEQNYWKPTLTVTEIVKAVNLERSYLFRRFKGATGKSVLEYITSCRIRRACELLKMSGLPIQSVAYSVGYNDPLYFSKVFKKATSHTPSAYMMLHAEPTELQRNRAQLPDSRK from the coding sequence TTGAATCCGATTTGGCATGAGAGCAGCAGAGCCAGTCATTTGTATTTTATCAGCGGCGGTCACAAGCCAGCCAACCTTCACCAATGGGGGCCAGGAGTACGTGACGTTTATGCGCTGCACTATATTATTCGCGGCCAAGGGACGCTTGAGACGGGCGGCCGCGTGTTTCAGCTTGGTGCGGGGGAAAGCTTTATCATATTTCCGCAGAAGGAGATCTACTATTACCCTGACCCGCATGATCCGTGGGAGTATGTTTGGGTAGAGTTCAGCGGCGAGGATGCCGGGCGTTTGCTGGAGCTAACAGAGCTCTCAGAGGTAGAACCTGTGGTGACGGTCACGCCGGAGACGCTGCAGCCCTTTTTTCATCTGGCGTGGAACGCGGGCGCATCGCCCTATGAAATGCTTCGGGCGGATGCCCGTTTACGTCTCCTTCTTTCCTATTACATGGAGTATTATCCAAAGGAGCCGCAGATGGATACCAAGGATTATGTCTGGCTGGCGAGAAAATACATCGAGCAGAATTACTGGAAGCCAACCTTGACCGTCACGGAGATCGTAAAGGCAGTCAATCTGGAGCGCAGCTATTTGTTTCGCCGGTTTAAGGGAGCTACCGGCAAATCTGTGTTGGAGTATATTACATCCTGCCGAATTCGGCGAGCCTGCGAACTACTAAAGATGTCGGGTTTGCCCATTCAATCGGTGGCCTACTCCGTGGGGTACAATGACCCGTTATACTTTTCCAAAGTATTCAAGAAAGCAACATCACATACGCCATCAGCGTACATGATGCTGCATGCGGAACCAACAGAGCTTCAGCGGAACAGGGCGCAGTTGCCGGATTCCCGGAAATAA
- a CDS encoding glycoside hydrolase family 27 protein: protein MSNNQVLGFAPSLGWNSWNTFTWDINEQLIRDVADVFVSEGYLAAGYEYIVIDDCWSLKERDASGNLVADPEKFPSGMRALADYVHGKGLKFGMYSCVGTHTCAGYPGSFEHEFQDAALFAEWGVDYLKYDYCFKPRHISGELLYKRMSLALKNCGRDILFSACNWGADDVYDWIRESGAHMYRSTGDIRDNWESVKELALSQLGKQSYTGSFCHNDMDMLIVGMYGGSNNDYIGSIGGCNDIEYKTHFSLWSMMGSPLMIGCDVRKANQITKDILLNPDLIAINQDVEARGAYRIKPEPQWFHTDDVFMLVKVLTDGDLAIGFFNLSDSQRELSLQFWDMGLPYAAGYALSLYDCWEHKELGEFRERFAPVVAAHDCLIVRAKLVK, encoded by the coding sequence ATGAGCAACAATCAAGTGTTAGGTTTTGCCCCCTCCCTGGGCTGGAATTCGTGGAATACCTTTACGTGGGATATTAACGAACAGTTAATTCGGGATGTCGCTGATGTGTTTGTATCGGAAGGTTATCTGGCTGCTGGCTACGAGTATATTGTCATAGATGATTGCTGGAGCCTGAAAGAACGGGACGCAAGCGGCAATCTGGTGGCTGATCCCGAGAAATTTCCGAGTGGAATGAGAGCGCTTGCTGACTATGTCCATGGCAAAGGACTGAAGTTCGGGATGTATTCGTGCGTTGGTACGCATACTTGTGCCGGGTATCCAGGCAGCTTTGAGCATGAATTCCAGGACGCTGCGCTTTTTGCCGAGTGGGGCGTTGATTATTTGAAGTATGATTATTGCTTCAAGCCACGCCATATCTCGGGCGAGCTGCTGTACAAACGGATGAGCCTCGCACTCAAAAACTGCGGACGGGACATCCTGTTCTCCGCCTGCAACTGGGGAGCCGACGACGTATACGACTGGATTAGGGAATCGGGTGCTCATATGTACCGCTCTACCGGTGACATCCGTGATAACTGGGAATCGGTGAAAGAACTTGCCCTTTCGCAGTTAGGTAAACAAAGCTACACCGGCTCTTTCTGCCATAACGACATGGACATGCTGATTGTGGGGATGTACGGTGGTAGCAACAATGATTATATTGGCAGCATCGGCGGATGCAACGACATTGAGTATAAAACCCACTTCTCGCTCTGGTCCATGATGGGGTCACCGTTGATGATCGGATGCGACGTGCGCAAAGCCAACCAGATTACAAAGGATATTCTGCTGAATCCCGACCTGATTGCCATCAATCAGGATGTGGAGGCACGTGGAGCTTACCGCATTAAACCAGAGCCCCAGTGGTTTCACACAGACGATGTATTTATGCTGGTGAAAGTGCTGACAGACGGCGATCTGGCCATCGGTTTCTTCAATCTGAGCGACAGCCAGCGGGAATTGTCTTTGCAATTTTGGGACATGGGCCTGCCTTACGCTGCCGGTTACGCCCTGTCGCTGTACGACTGCTGGGAACATAAGGAGCTGGGCGAGTTCCGTGAACGCTTCGCCCCAGTTGTCGCAGCACATGATTGCCTCATTGTCCGGGCCAAGCTGGTGAAGTAG
- a CDS encoding DNA alkylation repair protein: MNLDEVMQELEALGKERTKKIYMSNGAREPLFGVATGAMKPMAKKIKKDQPLAEQLYATGNYDAMYFAGVIADPQAMTEADFDRWIDAAYFYMISDFIVSVTLAETDIAQEVSDKWIASGDELKMSAGWSCYCWLLGSRPDHEFEESKLNDMLGQVQQTIHESPERTKYSMNNFLYTVGVSYLPLHEQAVEIAKAVGPVEVNKDKPKSKFLQASDNIQKAVEKGRTGFKRKYVRC; encoded by the coding sequence TTGAATCTGGATGAAGTAATGCAAGAGCTGGAGGCACTGGGCAAAGAACGAACAAAGAAAATATATATGTCCAATGGCGCACGTGAACCGCTTTTTGGGGTGGCAACCGGAGCGATGAAACCCATGGCGAAGAAAATTAAAAAGGATCAACCTTTGGCTGAGCAGCTTTACGCTACAGGGAACTATGATGCCATGTACTTTGCTGGCGTGATTGCCGATCCCCAAGCGATGACGGAAGCTGATTTTGACCGTTGGATCGACGCCGCTTATTTTTACATGATCTCTGATTTCATCGTTTCAGTCACGTTGGCGGAGACGGACATTGCCCAAGAGGTTTCGGACAAGTGGATTGCGAGCGGGGATGAACTGAAAATGTCTGCAGGCTGGAGCTGTTATTGCTGGTTGCTTGGAAGCCGTCCAGATCATGAATTTGAGGAAAGTAAACTGAACGATATGCTTGGACAGGTACAACAGACAATTCATGAATCACCTGAACGCACCAAGTATTCCATGAACAACTTCCTATACACCGTTGGTGTATCCTATCTTCCATTGCATGAGCAGGCGGTGGAGATTGCCAAGGCTGTGGGGCCTGTTGAAGTCAACAAAGACAAGCCGAAGAGCAAGTTTCTACAAGCTTCCGATAACATTCAAAAGGCAGTCGAAAAAGGACGTACGGGGTTCAAGCGCAAATATGTAAGATGCTAA
- a CDS encoding TetR/AcrR family transcriptional regulator: MPYPKGHKIKVRGKIVESAARAFRTNGIQDVSVPFIMKGAGLTHGGFYSHFDNKEQLVAEACEYAISDTIALLQKVADQEEQNPKINTVIDYYLSPYHRDKTEMSCIFPALSGEISRSSEEVRQVFTHELERMVTFISNLADMDVSKGRALFSTMVGSLVLARSVNDPELSDSFLASGRQQAKEMVMKG; the protein is encoded by the coding sequence ATGCCCTATCCCAAAGGCCATAAAATAAAAGTACGAGGTAAAATTGTTGAGAGTGCCGCTCGAGCTTTTCGCACCAATGGTATCCAGGACGTCAGTGTCCCGTTTATTATGAAGGGAGCCGGATTGACTCATGGAGGGTTTTACTCACACTTTGACAACAAAGAACAACTGGTCGCCGAAGCCTGCGAATATGCCATCAGCGATACCATCGCACTCCTTCAGAAAGTCGCTGATCAGGAAGAGCAGAATCCCAAAATTAATACAGTCATCGATTATTATCTCAGTCCCTATCACCGCGACAAAACGGAAATGAGCTGCATTTTCCCTGCCCTTTCCGGTGAAATATCCCGCTCCTCCGAAGAGGTTCGGCAGGTATTCACTCATGAACTGGAGCGGATGGTCACGTTTATCTCCAATCTGGCAGATATGGATGTGTCCAAAGGTCGTGCACTGTTCAGTACCATGGTTGGCTCGCTTGTTCTTGCACGTTCTGTTAATGATCCTGAACTAAGCGACAGCTTTCTCGCTTCAGGCAGGCAGCAAGCCAAAGAAATGGTTATGAAAGGTTAG
- the lpdA gene encoding dihydrolipoyl dehydrogenase produces the protein MGKLQLVDTLVIGSGPGGYVAALRSSQLGMNTAIVERKQLGGVCTHVGCIPSKALIAESHRYDLFRQFNQAEAAATFRNAQQFKQGVVNKQAGGVHYLLKTAGVTILEGEACLVDEHTVMIQQAGQEQSLSFKNLILATGSRPIELPAFPVGGRILSSTEALSLQEVPSSLVVIGGGYIGVELGQMYAKFGTKVTILEGGAQVLPGFEAELAAPVVKQLKADGIHLVTGAIAEKAEQNADSITLHYSRNQEQHQVTAEYVLVTIGRKPNTDGQLGLERIGLPVTNRGLVETDEQCRTVIPHIYAIGDITVGPALAHKASYEAKVAAEAIAGLTSKVDYKVIPLVVFSNPELSSVGVSETEAKAQAIPVVIGKSSFGINGRALALRETEGFVKIVADPTSGIVIGAQIVGVEASTLISELALAIEMGATVEDLAMTIHPHPTLGEVIMEAAENAVNKMMKSKHAQQI, from the coding sequence ATGGGTAAGCTTCAATTGGTAGATACGTTAGTTATTGGATCAGGGCCAGGCGGGTATGTAGCTGCGCTGCGTTCTTCTCAACTGGGGATGAATACGGCAATTGTCGAACGTAAACAGCTTGGTGGGGTCTGCACGCATGTGGGTTGTATACCATCCAAAGCATTAATTGCGGAATCCCATCGTTATGATTTGTTCAGACAGTTCAATCAAGCTGAAGCGGCAGCGACTTTTAGGAATGCTCAGCAGTTTAAGCAGGGGGTTGTGAATAAACAGGCAGGTGGTGTCCACTATTTGTTAAAAACTGCGGGTGTGACCATTCTCGAAGGAGAGGCCTGTCTGGTGGATGAGCACACAGTGATGATCCAGCAAGCTGGACAGGAGCAAAGCCTTTCTTTTAAAAACCTCATCCTGGCAACGGGGTCTCGTCCGATTGAGCTGCCAGCATTTCCAGTTGGAGGTCGTATCTTGTCCTCCACAGAAGCACTGTCTCTGCAGGAGGTTCCGAGTAGTCTGGTTGTGATCGGCGGAGGGTATATTGGTGTGGAGCTTGGACAGATGTATGCCAAATTCGGAACAAAGGTAACGATTCTGGAGGGAGGGGCTCAAGTATTGCCCGGATTCGAGGCGGAACTTGCGGCCCCTGTAGTCAAACAATTGAAGGCGGACGGCATCCACCTCGTAACCGGAGCGATTGCTGAAAAGGCGGAGCAGAATGCTGACTCCATTACATTGCATTATTCGAGGAATCAGGAGCAGCACCAGGTTACGGCTGAATACGTATTGGTCACGATCGGTAGGAAACCCAATACAGACGGTCAGTTAGGACTGGAACGCATAGGTTTGCCCGTAACGAACAGGGGACTGGTGGAGACGGATGAACAGTGCAGAACGGTTATTCCTCACATATATGCCATTGGGGATATTACGGTCGGTCCTGCGCTGGCTCACAAGGCATCTTATGAAGCCAAAGTAGCAGCAGAGGCCATTGCAGGCCTTACCTCCAAAGTGGATTACAAGGTGATTCCGCTTGTCGTGTTCTCTAATCCGGAGCTATCAAGTGTTGGAGTAAGTGAGACAGAAGCGAAAGCACAAGCCATTCCGGTGGTTATCGGAAAATCTTCTTTCGGGATTAACGGAAGAGCATTGGCATTAAGGGAAACCGAAGGGTTTGTGAAAATAGTGGCAGACCCAACCTCGGGAATTGTCATTGGTGCGCAAATCGTTGGCGTGGAGGCATCCACCCTTATATCCGAGCTCGCACTTGCGATCGAGATGGGGGCAACCGTGGAGGATCTGGCCATGACGATTCACCCTCATCCCACACTGGGAGAAGTAATCATGGAGGCTGCCGAGAACGCAGTCAACAAGATGATGAAAAGTAAACATGCACAACAAATTTAA
- a CDS encoding HlyD family efflux transporter periplasmic adaptor subunit encodes MKIKAGLYIGIALVLIAGGSLLAVKGKDAVSQAESRKQGILEAEQTTLFYQNSPGAIVEAGASAGDSVKEGEVLFKVKSAGEGDVDVLAPYDGLVDRVAVKQGDQVQAGVPLAVLQKNNYYTDLYIQESEIQKLEVNQSIDVHFPYLDQPTQVSGVVTAVSSAPQFASLRMSREKGQADLSMFLVRISMDSNAGLLPGMTAEVKLDEITD; translated from the coding sequence ATGAAGATAAAAGCAGGTTTGTATATCGGAATTGCGCTGGTGCTCATTGCTGGAGGTTCACTTCTGGCTGTGAAAGGAAAGGATGCGGTAAGTCAGGCTGAGAGCAGGAAACAAGGCATACTTGAGGCAGAACAAACGACTTTATTCTATCAGAATAGTCCTGGGGCAATTGTAGAGGCGGGTGCTTCCGCAGGTGACTCCGTGAAAGAGGGAGAGGTGCTTTTCAAAGTGAAATCCGCTGGGGAAGGAGATGTGGATGTACTGGCACCGTATGATGGTTTGGTTGACCGGGTTGCTGTAAAGCAGGGAGATCAAGTGCAAGCAGGAGTGCCGCTGGCGGTTCTGCAAAAGAATAATTACTATACGGACCTCTATATCCAGGAAAGTGAAATCCAAAAGCTTGAAGTGAATCAAAGCATTGATGTTCATTTTCCGTATTTGGATCAGCCAACGCAAGTGAGCGGGGTTGTTACTGCCGTCTCATCTGCCCCACAATTCGCAAGCTTGCGCATGTCACGGGAAAAAGGGCAAGCCGATTTAAGTATGTTTCTGGTCCGAATATCGATGGATTCGAATGCTGGTTTGCTTCCGGGGATGACAGCAGAGGTGAAACTTGATGAAATCACTGATTGA
- a CDS encoding ABC transporter permease has translation MKSLIDEWKYVSGSKFVRLIFIGPLIAALFFGLMFSHNQICKSPVVVIDEDHSEYSRQLISKINASQYMSVKNVYASRMSPETLLANEQAVAVIMLPNLLGIRQQQGKSTNIGILMDNTMPSGLTGIRTAIQEIIQTENMTLSMTRLIQKGMDADTAKGIVSPLALQQRMLFNPTSSYVGFMVLGFVNIVVLMITTSAAGSIAPRLRQEGKLFTNGNSPFQLWIRCVPYTVLSSISLLLSYGLLKQIGGMRFEAEPYLFIIPLVIYAFALSLLGMLIGYTAKDISKVSLRTSFVLYPSFLATGIQLTPLAFPEPFQIFAWALPMNWLNRLIRGMAFRDGALTAYSQELGALLIIIGVVSLFMGGLFLRETRKASTSRELLLNADVVPGGL, from the coding sequence ATGAAATCACTGATTGATGAGTGGAAATACGTATCGGGAAGTAAGTTTGTTCGATTGATTTTTATCGGCCCGCTTATTGCAGCCCTGTTCTTTGGTTTAATGTTCTCACACAATCAAATTTGCAAATCTCCAGTTGTGGTCATTGATGAGGACCATAGTGAATATTCACGGCAGTTGATCTCCAAAATAAATGCTTCACAATACATGAGTGTCAAAAATGTATATGCGAGCCGAATGAGTCCGGAAACATTACTTGCCAATGAGCAGGCGGTAGCGGTCATTATGCTTCCTAATCTATTGGGAATACGTCAACAACAGGGGAAATCGACGAATATCGGCATCTTGATGGATAACACAATGCCCTCGGGGCTAACTGGAATCCGGACAGCGATTCAGGAGATCATCCAGACGGAAAATATGACCCTTTCCATGACACGTCTGATCCAGAAAGGGATGGATGCCGATACAGCTAAAGGAATCGTGTCGCCGTTAGCCCTTCAGCAACGGATGCTGTTTAATCCAACCTCAAGTTATGTTGGTTTTATGGTGCTTGGATTTGTGAATATCGTTGTATTGATGATTACAACAAGTGCAGCGGGCTCAATTGCACCTCGGCTGCGTCAGGAAGGAAAACTGTTTACAAACGGAAATTCACCTTTCCAGCTATGGATTCGGTGTGTACCCTACACTGTGTTGAGTTCGATTTCGCTGCTTCTATCCTACGGATTATTAAAGCAAATAGGGGGGATGCGGTTTGAAGCTGAGCCTTATCTTTTCATCATTCCGCTCGTTATTTATGCCTTTGCTTTGTCACTTCTGGGTATGTTGATTGGATACACAGCCAAAGACATATCGAAAGTAAGCCTACGAACCAGCTTTGTGTTGTATCCGTCCTTTCTAGCTACGGGAATTCAACTAACGCCGCTGGCATTTCCTGAACCGTTCCAGATTTTCGCATGGGCATTACCGATGAACTGGCTTAACCGCCTGATTCGCGGAATGGCTTTTCGGGATGGGGCATTAACCGCCTACAGTCAGGAGTTGGGGGCATTGCTGATTATTATTGGCGTAGTGTCCTTGTTCATGGGGGGACTGTTTCTGCGGGAAACGAGAAAAGCTTCTACCAGCCGGGAACTACTGTTGAATGCAGATGTGGTGCCAGGCGGCTTATAA
- a CDS encoding DUF4317 domain-containing protein has translation MNKKEVAHIRKQFKMDHDLLNIYDILNVYITKETNEVYHWERHPFELVDREKQELYMGNFKKLLTGELDQKLFELKFQEEAEDPAQVLLHQALVTGDPDEWQDLMLLLVDRMLADAKYERDMVATFVRGQYYLPTKARNDQAEESEKNEVFAHPFILCSVNSTEKQRKTLLFDYVEREFKYNVIVDPIIKLSTPEQGFLYPSVTDNYSDVNRVLYCTGKSNFPDPHFVENVLNGERSVTALEERAIFEDIVKEVAGEQLDSATIAQVYEEINRVIEINEESHEEEPPKLDYKDLERVLTASGVEDLTSEKVERAFETIVDNKNYEMKATSVMPKFTSKSIKIETKVATISVSPQDLRYVKQVNFQGKRCIMIEVDEDVAIEGFTLASETL, from the coding sequence ATGAATAAAAAAGAAGTCGCGCATATACGCAAGCAATTTAAGATGGATCATGATTTACTGAATATTTACGATATTCTCAACGTGTATATTACGAAGGAAACGAACGAGGTCTATCACTGGGAGCGCCATCCGTTCGAACTGGTGGATCGAGAGAAGCAAGAGTTGTACATGGGGAATTTCAAAAAGCTGCTGACCGGCGAATTGGATCAAAAACTGTTTGAGTTGAAATTCCAGGAAGAGGCGGAGGACCCGGCACAGGTGCTTCTCCACCAGGCTCTGGTAACAGGTGATCCGGACGAATGGCAGGATCTGATGCTGCTGCTCGTGGATAGAATGTTGGCAGATGCCAAGTATGAACGGGATATGGTGGCCACGTTCGTGCGTGGACAGTATTACTTGCCGACGAAGGCCCGTAACGATCAAGCGGAAGAGAGCGAGAAGAACGAAGTGTTCGCACATCCATTCATCCTGTGCAGTGTAAATTCCACGGAGAAGCAGCGGAAAACACTCTTGTTTGATTATGTGGAGAGAGAATTTAAATACAATGTTATTGTAGATCCGATTATCAAATTAAGTACACCGGAGCAGGGTTTTCTGTATCCCAGCGTGACGGACAACTACTCCGATGTGAATCGTGTTCTATATTGCACAGGGAAATCCAATTTCCCGGATCCGCATTTTGTTGAAAATGTATTGAATGGAGAAAGGTCTGTGACAGCACTGGAAGAACGAGCGATCTTCGAAGATATTGTGAAGGAAGTGGCCGGTGAACAGCTCGACTCAGCTACAATTGCACAGGTATACGAGGAGATCAACCGAGTGATTGAAATTAACGAAGAGTCACATGAAGAGGAACCGCCGAAGCTGGATTATAAAGATCTGGAACGTGTACTGACTGCAAGCGGTGTAGAGGACCTGACGTCGGAGAAAGTGGAACGTGCATTTGAAACCATCGTCGACAACAAGAATTATGAAATGAAAGCGACCAGCGTCATGCCGAAATTTACTTCCAAATCCATTAAGATTGAAACCAAAGTTGCTACGATTTCGGTTAGCCCGCAGGATTTGAGATACGTAAAACAGGTGAATTTCCAAGGTAAACGCTGCATCATGATTGAAGTCGACGAAGATGTCGCAATTGAAGGCTTCACGCTCGCTTCAGAGACGCTGTGA